The window AGAAAGAGCAAAGGTGACAAAAGCCATGGTTTCTGTTAAGCTTGAGCAAACGTTATGCATTTAATGTGACTGAAGGGCTCAGAGGCCAGACTCTGCAGTGTGGGGACAGGAAAAGGATGTCCTGGGGGCACGCAGGGCTGTCTGAACATGGGGCTCCTTGGGATGTCCTGAGGAGACACTCTGAGGGCAGCTGAGTGCCACGGGCTGAGGCAGGCCTGTGCCTCCAGGGACACCCTGCCTGTTCCTGCCTGCGTGGTGGCTCCCTGGGACCCGTTGCTGGGGGCAGGTGCCATGTCAACAAGCACTGGGACCTGTGCTAGCGGCCGGAGCGGGTCACAGAGGGGCCCTTTGTGACACCCACTGCAGCAGGTGTGCTCAGCACGACCGTGGCCCACGGTGGGTCAGTGTCCGTCAGGACGGCGACCGGACAGGAGAGGAGTGCGGCGCTGGCGAGAAGCCCCCGACTGCAGTCCACGTCTTGTCCCTTGGGAACGCGAGTTTTGCTGAGGCGTTTTGCCAAAGCGTTTTTGCCTGAGGCATTTGGGCCTGGCCTTTTGGCTGAGGCTTTGCCTGAGGCCTCTGCCTTGGCCTTTGGCTGAGGTGTTTTGCTGAGGCCTTTTGGCGAGGCCTTTTGCCTTGGCCTTTGGCGAGGCCTTTGCCTTGGCCTTTGGCGAGGCCTTTTGCCTTGACCTTTTGCGAGGCCTTTGCCTTGACCTTTTGGCGAGGCCTTTGCCTTGCCTTTTGGCTGAGGCACTTTGCCTGGCCTTTTGGCGAGGCCTTTGCCTTGGCCTTTTGGCGAGGCCTTTTGCTGAGGCCTTTTGCCGAGGCACTTTGCCTGAGGCGATTTGGCCGCGGCATTTCTGAGGGTGTTCGACTCCACCATTCGGACGCCCTCCGTAGGCAGGCTCCCCTGTGTTCTTTGATTCACAGGATGGAGAGGAGACCCCCGCCTGCCCCAGGCAGGCCTGGATGGAAGACAGCTCTTCCCAGGAGAGCCGCTCTCCAGGTCTGCAGCTTCCGTCCTCCTACGAGGTGACCACCATGCAGCCCTGAAGCTGGGTGAGTGAGGggccctgtggggctgggcagggctggaccCTGTAGCACAGCGGGATCCCACTTTCCTGGCCAGCTGACAATGAGGGTCCCGGGGTCAGCCATGATGTTGCCTGAAAGCTGGgactgctcagggctggagcgtggcccagcacagcctctcccaAAGAAGGACAGGGCGaggggctctgggctgtgggcagcgagggccagctgggctggcaggaggcagccgTGCTGTGGGAGCCTGGGCCTTTCCTGCCTGTCTGCCATTGCCTTCCTCAGCCCGGGGCACTGGGGCTTTCCCAGGcatggcagctcctctgccGGGCAccctccagccaggagctgcaagGGAAGGCCGTGCCAAGGCAGTGGGCAGAGAGCTGGGTGGAGGGCAGATATCCTTGCCCCTCCTCTCACTGgaccctctgcagctctccctgctctttccCCCTTAGATCCAGCTGGTTGCCCATCtacaggaggagcaggaagctggATTCCATCCTGGCCTTTGTCACCAGCCCCAACAAGGTAACTGCGGCCACTGGAGGGCggctgtgctgctgtctgctggcaggggctgtgctgccgggctgctggaggggtgctggcagggcagggctgcttctCCACAGGGCACTGCACCCCCGTGCTGCGGTCCCGCTGGCTGTGTCGCCACTCACAATCCGTGTTTGTGTCTCTGCCCCcggctggaggaggagagagacaAGGCCACATTTCTTCGGAGCATCTCCCTGCTGTGCAGAAGCGCCTTGAAGCACGGCCTGACCCAGGGCCTGGATCTGTTCTGCGACATGTACCAGCTGGCAGAGAACATCAAGGTGAGGGCACCGGCAATGTGGCGAAGGGAGCAAAgccccctggcacaggcagcctgtGTGGACAGCGCTTGGCGGGTGAGGGACTGGAggccctggctgctggcagctgccaggtGCCATCCCGGTTGTGCTCTGCAGGCGCTGCTGGAAGAAGAGCCAAGGGACCAGCTGTGCACAGACCTTCGGCATCTTTCCATGCTGGCTCTGGAGAAATTGAGGTACTTGCCCATCTGTCATGGGCCCCCTGGCCCAGAGGTCCGATGCCACCTGCAGAGTGTCgaggggctgctcccagcaccgTGTGTGCAACCAGTgtcctgccctctccctgcagcttgGTGGACACAGCGCTGGAGGGCAAAGCCAAAAGCCTCCTCCACGTGTTTCTCAAGTGTCTTCTGGctgcctgcagagaaggaaatgccAAAAGGGGACCTTGCCCTCTATATGAAGGTAAGTGGCTGAGCTCCACGGCCCTCCACCCCTCTGGCCTGCTCCCTGGCTACCCCATGCAGCAGGGatcccaggcagggcagggtccTTCCCCCCTCGTGCCTCTGTCCCCTTCCGTGGGCCTGGCTGCATCCCGTgccacaggctgctctgccctcGCAGACTGTCTATGCCCAtgtctctccagggaaggtgggcatcctcctcctcctggtgGGGGGTTCAGATGGCTCTTTGGCTGGGAGGAACAGCAGAATGACTGCCACTGCTCTCTGTGTTCCTTGCAGACCCTCAACTCCATGGACAGCATGCTGAGGACATGGTGCTCAGCTTTCCTGCCTCTGAGTCAgcgaggagctgcagggcatcTTGGAGGTCTGGCACGAGCAAAaaggggggggtcccagggcgTTCCTCAGCCTGGAGGGGAGGGTTTGCCCACTGCTGGCTGAGTGGTGCCCAGAGCAGTGCGACAGGCAGAGTGCCCTGCGGGGAGGGTGCCCACCTCCTGTGGGGAAGCAGAGGCTGGCCCCAGGCTTGTggagcacaggggctgcagagggtggCACCTGCCCCTCCTTGGCCAAGGTTGGCTCTGGGGCCTTTGTGCCCGACCTGGGCGGGAATCTAGGGGCAGACACCCCACTGCAGGCtttgctggaggggagaggaaaaaaaaaaaaaaaggggggccttgggggggggggggggggggggggagggaggggcgaGCACGGCCCAgcagtggagctgtgctgctggtgttggagtctgctcccagggctcacCCGCTGCTTCTcttgtcccagctgctgctggacttTACCAGATGCGAGAGAGAGGCTGTGAGGGAGAGGGCCATGGCAAGGATCGATGTGCTCACCTGTGTGCTCTCCGACTATTCCACTCTGCAGGTAAGGACCAGGCCCCCTCCAGCCAGGCCAtgcccccatcctgctgctctccaggccagggctgctgcccacATGGCTGCTCTGAGAGACGGGGACGCAGGGCTCTGCAAAGCCTGGTCTCTCCAGGAATCCAGCCCTGGGTAGACTCTCGGAGGGGGGCTTTGGCACCACCTTTGTGCCCTCAGCCCTTCTGCTCATGCCTCCCTCATCCAGGCCCATGCCATCGTCAGAAGAGGCACTGCTGGACCTGTCTGCTCTGGGGAGATCCAGCTCCCGCTCCTAGGAAAGCTGCTGGGACGTCTCATCCTTTTCCGGTTCTCTGAGGAACAGACAAGCTGTGCAGCTTTCCATGCTTTTTGCCCTGGCTGAGTTCATCTGTAAGTAAAAAAGGCAGAGCAGCGGTGGGCTTCATCTGCTCTATCTCCTGAGAGATCTGCTTCCTGACCCCCCTTGCCCctcccagctgcttcccagagctTCCCAGCTGCCCCATTGCTGCAGAGGCTGAGTGCTCTGCTCAAGGCCAGGatctgtttgctgctgctctccttcctccccttcctttcaGGACCTTGCAGCCCGCTGGTTTGTGGGCCCCACAGCCAAAGCCCCTCTTGACTACCCTGTCCCAAAGGCACGTCTTCCCTGGTGGGGAAGAGCAGATCTCCCACCCTGGCTGGTCCCTGCAGTGCCTGTAGCAAGAAGCTGTTCCTGATGCCCTCCCAAAATCCTGGACTGCTCCTGTCCTGCCCCCTTGCCAGCAGATGCCAGGGCGGTTTGGTGAGCTTGCTGGCaaagctgctctgccttcctgacTCTTGTGCGTTTGCCCCGGTGTTTAGTTGAATCCAGGCTAAAGCACAGAGCAGACCAAGTCCACCGGGAAGCCGTGACCGCCTCCGCGCTGTGTTCTTTGAGCGCCAGGGACTGTGCCAAGGTAAGGAGCTGCGCCCTTGCTGGGACTTCTGTCCGTGGCACCAGCAGGGCACTGGTGTGAGCCAAAGGACCCCGCAGCAGTGGGGCTGGCGTGCCCTCAGCTCCCTGGGGAGAGGGTTCGCGCCGTCcttgagcagggacagcacGAGGGCTGCACTCCAGtggcccagcagcagcttcagcccCGGCAGGAGCTCCAGTGCTCCTGGGCACCAGCAAGTCCCTGGTTCTCGGTGGGGCCAGCAGCCTGTGCCCATGagccctcctcccccagcaggaGGGCCCTCTCTGCTCATCATCTGCCATGCAAGgactgcaggcactgctgccagctttgctgtgggcactgctgtCAGCAGTGGTGGGCACGTCCGGCCGGGGCTGCTCGAGCTGctcagccaagcagcaccaTCAGGGCACTCAGCGTGACGTGTCTTCTTTCCTTGCTGCCATAGGCCTTTGGAAAATACTTGCGGTCCCACGAGAGGACAGATGTCATCCTGGCGGCCATTGAGGCATTGGGAGATGCCAGCATCCTCGACCAGCAGGTGCCCAGCAGCCTGCTGGATGTGGCCTTGGAGGACCCGGTCGTCTGGCTGACGGACGTAAGTGGCCTGTGGCTGCATTGTTGTGCCCTTCAGCCCTCTTGGGCCTTGttcctccctgcatccctccctcccaagcACAGGTGACTTGGGCCCCCCAAGCCACCTCAAGGTAGCAGAGAGGAATGGGAAGGGCAACTGAGCACATGGCTGCACTCCGGGGGCAGTGCCATCCTCACCTGTATCTCTGCAGGCGCCCAAGATAGTCAGCAGCATCCTTGAGAGCCTGCCATACTGCAGCACACAGGCAGCGTGGGAGAAAGCAGAGTCACTGCTTCACCTGATGACCAACCTGTACCCCAGCACAGTGGTCATCCTCCTGTGCAAGGCGGCTCTTCAAGGAGACAGGTACTGGCCCCGACAGCCTTAGGGTGGGCTTGTTCCTGTGGGGAGAGGGACCCCGAGACTCTGGCTGCCAGAGCCAAGGAATGCTGCGGGACAGCCTGCAGAGTCAGGCCCTCCGTCCCCCCACACTTTCCAGCCCTGCTTCACAGCAGCCAAAGCTGgcccagccagcccagagccagcccagggcCCCCGGGGATGGGCAGCCAGGGCTCCAAGGGGCAGGTTCTGGGGGGCTGCTCCAGGCCGCAGCACTGGGGCCGTGGCAGCCCTGCTGACAGcgctctgccttctctgccttGCAGCACTGCGccggagctgtgggagctgatGTCCTCCATGCCGGAGACGCTGGCCAAGATCTTGGAGGACTTTGCCAACCTGCTGTGCACACAGTGCTTCCGCTGCTCCGCAGAAGGCCCCCGCACCCAGTCCATGGCTGTGAGTGACCACTAAAGGCCCTGGTCCCCTCCCGCCAGCCCCGCAGGCTCTGCCGGCCCCTCACGGCTCTGTTTGCTCCTGCAGTTGTCCTCCAGGAAGGCTGAGTCGGAGGAGTCGGCTGACGAGCCCGACGTCGAGAGCCATCAGGGCTGTCCAAATGTGAGGACGGCCgggctgctgctggaagggctCGTCGGGCTGTCACAGAGAGCCGAGATGGTGAGCAGGGTGGTGCGAGGGGCAGCCCTGTCGGCAAAcgggggctggggctgtgtggaAAGCAGTGCCTTGGCCTGGCCTGGGACTCAGAACGTGGGGTGACTGCTCCAAACGCCCTCCCTGCCATGGTGGGGCCTGGGGTGGCTGCCTGGGGAACTTTTCAGGCACAGCCCTCTTCACCCAATGGacattctcttctctctgcaggcCAGAAACATTGAACTCTTCCTGCCGGGCATGATGAAGATCCTGCAAGTTGGCAGCGAAGACGCCCAGATGAAGATCCTGCTGGCCTTGCGAAACGCTCTGTGTCAGCTGAAGAAGACCAAGGCCAGCTTCATCGCTGTGCAGCTTGTGGGGAGGCTCCTGCCCCTCTTTGACTCGGTAAGGCTGAGGTAGAGCCTGAGCCCCTCAGATGGGTGCTGGGCAATGACAGCTGAggtgcagcccagccctgcgAGCAGCACTTGGAGCCAGCTGCACTCCCCTGGGCTCTCCTGGGATGGCTTCTGGGCCGTGCAGCCCAGTCCTGCTTCTTCTGGGATGTGAGGCCAGAGCCGCTGCCCTCCCCGCAGCCATGATGACGGCCCTCTTCactgtgggcagggagctgctgtttgcaaagctcccttttcctgcttcctgccaGGAGTGCAGCGAGCTGCGCGAGCTCTCCATCTGCATGCTCACGGAGCTGCTGCAGTTGGTGGTCGGCAGGGATgagaagaggatgaggaaggaggtGTGGCGGGCACTGGTGCCTCTCCTCTTCCGCATGAGCGACCAGGTCCCCAGCGTAGCCAAGGTACAGGTTTGGAGGCTGAGCCCTGACACACAGAGGGCTGGGCTGACACCCCCCAGGGCTCCTGGGCAtcggggcaggggctgctggcagcgGGCAGcgctcccccagcacagcccgggGGAAGGTCCGTGCGGAGCCAGCGCCAGCAGGGCCGGAGAAGCTGGCACGGCCCTGGGCAacacctgccctgcctgctcctgcagggctcGGCAGCAGCCCGTGGCCACCACGGCCTGAACAGGGGCATCCCCACAGGCTGTGTCTGAGGCCAGGCCTTTGAGCCTCCACACCTgtcccccagggctgtccccaaaAGCCTCCCAGACATTTGGGCTAGGGCGTGTCCCAGATTCCTAAAGGCAGGATCCCCCAGGAACAAAGCCAAGAGGTCTCCTTGCCCAGGCCCCCGGGCCATCCCTGAGCTCATGCTGTCCTGCAGGCCTCCAGGGAAGCCCTTCTTGCTGCTGCCGAGCTGCTGAAGTGGAGGACGCTCAAGCACCTGCTGCAGAGAGAGCGGCTGTGGGAGCTTGGAGCGTGCTTGGTAAGGACAAGCTGAGGGgcccgggctggggggggctgcCCCCATGCCAtgtctgggctgggggctctgcagctgggcagagcctggagctgcatcCCTGTTGCTGCCCTCAAGAACAGAGCCCCAGGGGCTCTTCTGCAGgcccctgtcccctctctgtAGCCAGCAGGAGGGGAGGCCTCTCTGTCCCAGGgggtgctggcaggaggcacTGCTCCAGCCAACTGCCCCAGTGACAGCCCTGGAGAGACATGCCTTGTTCTCTCTGCAGCTAAAGAAGAGCGGGAGCAGGGCTGAAGATCTCATCCACCAGAGCCTGCCCTACCTGCAGGACCCTCAGGCCAACGTGCGCCTGGCGGCCGTCAGGTTCATCGGTGAGTGCCAGCCCCTGCGGTGCCTCTGGGGCAGCCtggcccctgtgctgctgctgccccagcaatGCCCGGCCACCCCGGGCAGGGCCTTGCCTCCCTCTACCAGCCCTGCCCACGCAGCGGGGCTTGGTGGCCGCCTTGCTCAGTCCCACCGCCCTGAGCTTCTGGGGGCTCCTGGactcagccctgctgagggggaggagggtaGGACTGGGGGCCCTGCTGTtgggagcaggctggggagcaggggctaATGGAGCTCTGTGCCCAGGACTCATCACACGGCGCCTGAGGGAGCAGACCACGGAGAGTCAGGCTGACATCCTGAGCGGTGAGTGGGGAGCGCGGTCTGTCGGGAATCCAGAGGCTCTCTGCAGACGGGGGGTTTGATCTGGGCTCTGTTTCTTTCCGTCACAGCGCTTCAGCCCTTGGAGAAAGACTGGGACATCTCTGTCAGCTCCCTGGCAGCTCGGACAACCTGCATTCTGAGGAGTCCTTGTGTGCAGCAAAGACCAAGAGGCCTCCTACgagcactgagctgctgctggccgTGAGCCCAGCAGAGGTGCAGCTTGCCTTGGCTAAAGGACTGGGGCTGAATAAAGCTGGAACAACGTGCCCAAAGTCCTGGTGTCCTTCAGCTGCGCCGTGCTGAGTGTGCTGAGCCGACCGTGTCCTTCCTGGGCTGTCCCGCAGGCAGCGGGACGCTCCCCCCTCAGCACCCCTGGCCCCAGGCTTGTGCGACAAGCTGAGCCCTGGCTGGGGCTTTCCCTGGGAGAAGCTGCCTTGGCTAAAGGACAAGCTGCTGCCCGAGCCTTCTCGCCCCATTTCAGGGCCACTGCCAATgtcaccctgccctctgccgGTGTGagctattcccccttgtcctgtcactccaggtcctCGTCCAAAATCCGTCTCCAGCTCCCTTGGAGCCTCTTttaggcattggaaggggctgaaaggtcaccccaaaacctcttctccagcctgggcaGCCAAAGttatccctgtgtccccacacaGTGCCCAACTCTGTGCCCCCTGTGTCCTCCCAGGCCCAGCACCCCAGGAGGTGGCACAGCAGCaagccctgtgctgcagctgccacaggATCAGGAGCTCACCCAGAGACATTGCCAGACCCCAGATTGTCCCACCACAGGTCTGTGAGACTGTGTAGAGCCCGTAAGAAGAGTTCCTGAGTTCAAGTTTCCCTGCTGTGGGCTGAGGTGTGACCTGGGGAATTTGTCCTGCCCTGAACATGGAGAAGGAAGGTGGGTTGATACTCCGTGGTTCATGGAGACCCAGGGGAATGCAGCGCCCAGGGTGAGCTAGAAGATGGGCTTTGCACATGGATCTGGGGTCTCAGAACGCACCAGGGAAGAATGTCTGAGATTAGACAATTTGGATGGGTTTTAGCTGGTGTGAACACCTGGCCACAAGTGGCTCCACCTTTAACGGAGACCAGAAAACTGGGTAGAGCAGGACACTGGATCAATGTTGGGCTGCAAGCCCCCTTTACCTTCTgcccctttccttcctccatttCCAAAGTCCTCATGCAGAAACCTTGGTAGTGAGGTGGCTGGGCTGcccctgggatttgggaagtCCCCTGGGATTTGGGCTGGGTGGTCCCAACCCTCTAAACAGGACTGTGGTCCACAGGTCCTGGTAGTCTCTTCCGTCTCCAGGGGCTTAGGCAACCTTTATCTCAGTTCCCTTTATCTTGAGGTCCTGAACACACATTGGCAGATGATTTCTTCAGTTATTGGAAGGTACAGCCGGTAATTCCCACTACAGTTTCCCTTCATTGACTGTTAAAGACCCCATCGGAGCATTTAAAAGAAGGACCTTCAAGGCAAAGAGgggtgtggggtttttcctcctgtttaaAGGCACATGGTCTTTTTCACAGAACGAGTGTGCAGCCAGAAGTCATCCGGCAGAGTAGGATGGCCATCAAGTGGCTGGCGCTGGGACTGGCACGGAACTTCTTATCCCAGAGTGCTGCAGGAGAGGATGCAAAATCCCAGTCCTGTTCTGCAGTGAGAGGCAGAACCGTCAGGCCAGCAAAGGGCTGTTTCTGTTGATGCTGAGAAAAAAGGCGACAGTAAAACCCAATAGCCACACTATTAAGTGCTATTAAGCCGGTATCTGTTTATTTTGGCGCCGAACTCCGCCTAAAACGCGCGCTCCACTCTTCCGTCACAGCTTGCCTGTTATACAGTTAGCTCATAAATATTCATTGTACGTGTTTTACATATTCATGATAACCAGGAAGCGCTTAGCAACAGCACACGAACCGTGAGATTGCACTTATTAAACTGTGCCCATTACAACTTAACATTTCCCTCATCAATAGCAACCTAACATTTTCCCTTATCACTGTCCCAATCACTGGGTCAAATTCAGCAGCTCCGGAGGCTCTGCGGAGAGAGGGGTTATTCTCCCCTTACAGCAGTCCTTCAGCTAACTGGCTTCCCAGCTTTTGAAGTGTTGCTGCTCCTATTTAGATTAAAAGAACACTTCCATCATGACAAAATATTGTAAAGGCACCTACTGCCTGGGAAAAAACAagcctttcctttctccaaaaCAATCAATTTACAGGCTTTTCTGTGAATGTCACACACTGAACACACACCCTAGGCTCTTGGGGGAAGTTATTGTTGgctttataaaatattatcttaCTCTGCAGGAAACAGACACTGAACTATTTAATTTTGTTctagctgaaaataaaaaaaaaatcacgcAAGGAAACAAACACAGCTGAATGTGATCCCAGTTTTTCTCTGCTAGATGGTGTTACCCGCCCTGCCTGTCCTTTTCATGCCTTCACCTGATGTTATCAATCATCAGGGCAAATTTGACTTGGGCCTCACCCTTGGTGAGTATCTTATTGCTGTGGTCTGGCTGGGGATGTGGGTACCCAAATGCTGCAGACAGCCAAAGGCATCTGCAGTGTCTGCTCCACATTAGTGCTCAGGATACATTGTGGGGCTATGGGAAAAGCATGTTTCTGGTCAAGATGAGAAACACAGACCCACAGGCTGCGATGTTTGAGCTCTGAAGACCTTGTAAGACTGCAGATGGTTCTAGTTGACACAAACTTTGCAATATAGGGATTTATTCTTTTGCCGGCCTCTGGGGATGCATTCCTGACCCTCTGCCAAAGGGTGTGTGACTGAGTAAGCGACCTGTGTAAGATGGCAGGGTACCCAGGCATGGCtttgcagggcagggggtgcccagcagctctgctgtggctcCCTCTGCCACCCTGGTGCAGCCTGTGCCCTGTCCTTGCCAGCTGTGACCACAGGGCTTGGCCACTTGCCTGGCAGTGACCTGCACCGAGCTGAGTCTGATGCGTTTAATTGTTTTCTATGGGGAAAGACACCAGATTTTAATCATAAAAAATAACCCCACTAATGGATCCTGACTGCTTTGCCCTCTAGGCTTCTCCAGTCTTGCAGGAAAGCAGATGCTAGAGAGTGATACTAAAAAAACAAGCTGCAAGTAGGAACacagtgattctatgaactgTGTAGGTCTAGGAGTAGTTGGTCCagccccctttttttccctttcctgtctACTAAACACCTTAATATTAGCAGCTCCTCTCATCATGTAATGATTTTGTTCATAATAAACTAGACTTGTAGTttagacttttatttttctccagcatcTTATGTTGTTGTGACAGGGTCTAGTCATAAGCTGAGTCAAGGTTTTATGACAGATGTTTGACGTTTTCATCCTGGGATAATAGGTCAGAGTTTAATGCTATTGTGTTCCAGGAGTCTGCAAGGTACTCAGAAAACTATTTAGAAAACTACTCAGAGGAAGAGAGGTCTGGAATAGACCCATTACTTCAACTGTTCTTCCATggtggtggctgtggctgcGTGTGACTGACCACTGACCTGATTCCTTTGAGTCAGGCTCAGCTTGCAAACATTCATTGAGATAGAAAGTTGATAAAGGCACTGTGTAACTTGTGAGGCAAGGAAATAATGCTGAGTAAATCTCTGCACTCTCTGCAAAAGCTGCAGGAGGACATTCCCCTTTGGTGGTGGCAATTTGTGATGTACCTTTTGGGTGGTGTTACTGATGCTGAGTGCAAACTGCACATCCTTCACCTCCAGCAGTGGGACCTGCAGCTTTGTCCTCCTGTCATCTCCCTGGGCATGGGGTGACTTGCCTGGGctttgaaacagtttttaaaacacaaagatCTGAGAAGGCCAGTTTGAATCAGTATGGTCTTAAATGACCCCGGGACAACGGATCCAGTGGAAGGAAAAACACGTGTGGTGGTGCCAGGTCTTCAGGTGGTGGAGCCTGTACCTCGCTGACTTATGTTGTTCAGAGGTCTTTTGGCTCAGCTGGAGCACAAAGGTGATTTGAAACCTAAAAAACCAGAGCTGGGGTGGAGATTAGCATGAGCTAATGGGATGTGGATATTTTGTGGGTTTAGttattttgatttgtgtttCCTTCCTAATACTTCTAATGTTCTGTTTCACTTTCGTAGGACAAGAGGAgatggcctcaagctgtgccaggggatgttcagtttggacatcaggaagacTTTCATCACTGAAATGGCTGTCAGGtgttggaaggggctgcccagggaggtggtggagtccccatccctggaggtatccAAAAAAtgactcagtgctctgggctggttgACAAGGGGGGGATCAGTCAAAGGATGGACTCAGTAATCTtgtaggtcttttccaacctaaatgattttgtgattctgtgataagtgCAGGTAGAACTGAGCTATGCTTTTGGCATATGTACCATAATCCTGATGTCTCTGTCTTGAAGAGTTAGCAGTTGATTGTGAGCTCACTGCTGTGACGGTCAGGCACTGAATTGATTGCTCACACCTCCTCACTTCAGTTCCCTTAAGGCAAAACTCCTCTCCTGCTTGTACCTTCATGCCTGTGCATCTGGATAATGAATTTATTGCCATGTtaatagggggaaaaaaaaccagtaaagaGTGTTGTAGGTATATGTCTATTTCTAGGGCAGGAATGAAAATCTGAAAGGCTTCACTTTGTCGTCCAATTTAAGTTGCACAGTCCTTGCTGGATAAGCATCCTTGCTGGATAAGCATCCTTGGGGAATAGTGAAGCTGTGAGTTGCC is drawn from Chiroxiphia lanceolata isolate bChiLan1 chromosome 19, bChiLan1.pri, whole genome shotgun sequence and contains these coding sequences:
- the LOC116796447 gene encoding uncharacterized protein LOC116796447 yields the protein MLFALAEFIFESRLKHRADQVHREAVTASALCSLSARDCAKAFGKYLRSHERTDVILAAIEALGDASILDQQVPSSLLDVALEDPVVWLTDAPKIVSSILESLPYCSTQAAWEKAESLLHLMTNLYPSTVVILLCKAALQGDSTAPELWELMSSMPETLAKILEDFANLLCTQCFRCSAEGPRTQSMALSSRKAESEESADEPDVESHQGCPNVRTAGLLLEGLVGLSQRAEMARNIELFLPGMMKILQVGSEDAQMKILLALRNALCQLKKTKASFIAVQLVGRLLPLFDSECSELRELSICMLTELLQLVVGRDEKRMRKEVWRALVPLLFRMSDQVPSVAKASREALLAAAELLKWRTLKHLLQRERLWELGACLLKKSGSRAEDLIHQSLPYLQDPQANVRLAAVRFIGLITRRLREQTTESQADILSALQPLEKDWDISVSSLAARTTCILRSPCVQQRPRGLLRALSCCWP